A region from the Sorex araneus isolate mSorAra2 chromosome 6, mSorAra2.pri, whole genome shotgun sequence genome encodes:
- the FEN1 gene encoding flap endonuclease 1 — MGIQGLAKLIADVAPGAIRENDIKSYFGRKVAIDASMSIYQFLIAVRQGGDVLQNEEGETTSHLVGMFYRTIRMMENGIKPVYVFDGKPPQLKSGELAKRSERRAEAERQLQQAQAAGAEDEVEKFTKRLVKVTPQHSDECKHLLRLMGVPYLDAPSEAEASCAALVKAGKVYAAATEDMDCLTFGSPVLMRHLTASEAKKLPIQEFHLGRVLQELGLTQAQFVDLCILLGSDYCESIRGIGPKRAVDLIQKHKSIEEIVRRLDPAKYPVPENWLHKEAQQLFLEPEVLDPAAVELKWGEPDEEALVRFMCGEKQFSEERIRSGVRRLSKSRQGSTQGRLDDFFKVTGSLSSAKRKEPEPKGPAKKKAKTGAAGKGRRGK, encoded by the coding sequence ATGGGGATCCAGGGCCTGGCCAAGCTGATCGCCGACGTGGCGCCCGGCGCCATCCGGGAGAACGACATCAAGAGCTACTTTGGCCGCAAGGTGGCCATCGACGCCTCCATGAGCATCTACCAGTTCCTGATCGCCGTGCGCCAGGGCGGGGACGTGCTGCAGAACGAGGAGGGCGAGACCACCAGCCACCTGGTGGGCATGTTCTACCGCACCATCCGCATGATGGAGAACGGCATCAAGCCCGTGTACGTGTTCGACGGCAAGCCGCCGCAGCTCAAGTCGGGCGAGCTGGCCAAGCGCAGCGAGCGGCGGGCCGAGGCCGAGCGGCAGCTGCAGCAGGCGCAGGCGGCCGGCGCCGAGGACGAGGTGGAGAAGTTCACCAAGCGGCTGGTGAAGGTCACCCCGCAGCACAGCGACGAGTGCAAGCACCTTCTGCGCCTCATGGGCGTGCCCTACCTGGACGCGCCCAGCGAGGCCGAGGCCAGCTGCGCCGCCCTGGTGAAGGCCGGCAAGGTCTACGCCGCTGCCACGGAGGACATGGACTGCCTGACCTTCGGCAGCCCCGTGCTCATGCGCCACCTGACGGCCAGCGAGGCCAAGAAGCTGCCCATCCAGGAGTTCCACCTGGGCCGCGTCCTGCAGGAGCTGGGCCTGACGCAGGCGCAGTTCGTCGACCTCTGCATCCTGCTGGGCAGCGACTACTGCGAGAGCATCCGCGGCATCGGGCCCAAGCGGGCCGTGGACCTCATCCAGAAGCACAAGAGCATCGAGGAGATCGTGCGGCGCCTGGACCCCGCCAAGTACCCGGTGCCCGAGAACTGGCTGCACAAGGAGGCGCAGCAGCTCTTCCTGGAGCCCGAGGTGCTGGACCCCGCCGCCGTGGAGCTGAAGTGGGGCGAGCCCGACGAGGAGGCGCTGGTGCGCTTCATGTGCGGCGAGAAGCAGTTCTCGGAGGAGCGCATCCGCAGCGGCGTGCGGCGCCTGAGCAAGAGCCGCCAGGGCAGCACCCAGGGCCGCCTGGACGACTTCTTCAAGGTGACCGGCTCGCTGTCCTCCGCCAAGCGCAAGGAGCCGGAGCCCAAGGGGCCCGCCAAGAAGAAGGCAAAGACCGGGGCGGCCGGCAAGGGCCGACGGGGGAAATAA
- the TMEM258 gene encoding transmembrane protein 258: MELEAMSRYTSPVNPAVFPHLTVVLLAIGMFFTAWFFVYEVTSTKYTRDIYKELLISLVASLFMGFGVLFLLLWVGIYV, translated from the exons ATG GAGCTCGAGGCCATGAGCAGATACACCAGCCCGGTGAACCCCGCCGTCTTCCCCCACCTGACCGTGGTTTTGCTGGCCATCGGCATGTTCTTCACCGCCTGGTTCTTCGT CTACGAGGTGACCTCCACCAAGTACACGCGGGACATCTACAAAGAGCTGCTCATCTCCCTGGTGGCCTCGCTCTTCATGGGCTTCGGCGTcctcttcctgctgctctgggtgggCATCTACGTCTGA